Below is a window of Malania oleifera isolate guangnan ecotype guangnan chromosome 1, ASM2987363v1, whole genome shotgun sequence DNA.
GtctccggaggggtatggagaaggtaagtgcaattcaagaatggaagatccccgcgacagtgaaggagttgcattcctttcttggtCTTACTAACTATTACGGGAAGTTCGTTAAGGGATATTcgtggagaatgactccaatgacaagaCCACTAAAgtggaggtattattggccgcacatgcgtgatgatgtggttTATTATACctgaacttgtctcacttgccggcaagacaagggggagcggaggAAGATTGTAGGGCTACGGGAGTCCTTACTAGTACCATCCAAACCGTGGGAAAGTATCTCACAGGACTTCGTCACCCACTTGCCCAAAGTGGGAGATACAAGGTATATGATTGTGGTTATAgacaggttttcgaagtatggtacgttcatagccgcaccaaagtattgtttagtagaggagacgacacaattattcattatgaatgttgtgaaatattggggtgctCTCCCAGATAGTGTTTGTGACGGAGACTTAATATTCACTAACAACTTATTGACAGAATTTTTCAGGTTCCTCGattcacatcttgacatctcttcgagttctcaCCGATAGACAGACGGAGAGATTCAGATAGCTACTGGAAGAGTACTTATGCCATTtcgtcaacgacaaccagaaaaattgggtgcaactacttaaTGTGGTTCAGTTCTGcttcaatgcccaaaggagctcaataaccaacaagagcccttttgagcttgttacaggccagcagttgctgttacctcacacagtgggtgagCCGTGCAGAGAGAAGAGTCCTATGGCGTACATCTTCACCtaagaatggagacagaatgcagagattGCTTAAGCctatctagagaaagcttataAGCAAATAAAGAaggggcagatcaggggagataACCGCAACACTTTAGctggatgaaagtgcatcatgtgcTTCATGTTGGCTGCCTTAAGTCGTTCAACCCCGACGCCGATGATCTGAGCAAAAGTGGGTCAAACAGAGcggagttgaagacagtgcaacctgacagacatgaagttgaagatatccttgcagacagagagttaatatcctcaaggaagaagcggtagaagttcctagtgaagtggaaaggccttggtgatgaagaaatcagCTAGATTTATGtggaagatatgcaaccgttcaTGGACAAAATTGAAGTGTACCTAGtgccaaagtctacgaggatgttgaccgcataagtgggggagtgtcacgagctaagcttgttcagggcattatacttgcctgtgactgcttgtATCATGTGCTGGGGATGGGtttctatcatgtaaatactagtatagggttATTTTTTGCTAGTAGTTTCTTTGTATGTCAAATAAGACAGTGTGACttcttggtcactttgatgtttcctagtgccaagatgatatttacataaaaacctctttaaggggagggtgagtattcatcaattttgtaaaactcactagttatttgtcaacgtgtttagcctacttgcctccctcgctaaacacacaatgtcaacagAGGTATTAttaatgaattgcgttgcttcaatgtttactatttgcttgccactactttcatgattgcttactgtttttgctgccatttgattgaatgctaatgaaagtgttttgtggatgaatgttggtaaacgataggctgactagttaagcaagggTGCTTTAGTTAGCGCCGCATAGCCCTTTCACAAAGTTGTGAAAATAGTCGGCCTGTGACACATGCCCTGTAGAACATAAAAGTTTGTGAATGATGAACTATCAATTCAAAATTCTAAAGAGAGAACTTGTGTTCACACTTAACCCCCCGGAACAAAATTTTACTTCATCAATTGGGAAGTGCAACCTTAGCATTAATTCAAGCGTAACTAATTCATTTTTCTGGTTATCACATTATTCATCCTTTATGATTCCTGAAAATTTTACTTCATCAATTGGGAAGCGCAGCCTTAGCATTGATACAAGCATAACTAATTCATTTTTCTGGTTATCAAATTATTCATCTTTTATGATTCCTGTGCCTTAATCTACTCAAACCTTTTTAGGTTATACATCAGACAACCCCCATCAAGCACTTCTATTTCTGGATATGGTAATGAGGGAGAATGGGCAGAGTACAAAATCAAAGAAACCAACATGTTTACTGTGGACAAGTATCAACAGGTGAGTTCCTTCAACATTTTGAAGATTTTGAATCTACAATTTTCAATATAATTGGGTTTACCTTTTTCATACATCATGAATAAATAACTTGCGTCTTTGTTTAGTGatcattttgttttcttttgaatATCCATTGTCACTAGTCTACAGATTGGGTTTTTTCCCAAAGAGAAAGCATTTGCTTTAAGGTACCAGACAGCAGGCATGCTAGAAACTGTTTTAAGGCAAGGAGTACTGGGGGAGGATGATGTGGAAGAAGAGTCACCCAAGTGAGTGGCCTTTCTATTCAAAGTTTCAAAGTGTTTTTTAATGTCTATGTTGATAATCTATTTACTACAGTAGTGGGGATACACCAGAATATTACTTCTTGCACATTAACGAGTCTTAGACTGCTGTTGTATTTAATGATGATAGTTACTAAAACTCCTGCTAACAACCTCACCTAGTGCACAAAATTTCCTTGGTACATTCTTGGGATCTTGGAAGAGCATGATTTATGCAGCCTTACCGTTACAAAAATTTTCCCCACTTTTGAGTGTTTTCCTAGCTATTAATGATTTACTATGAATCCAATGCATAAAATATGATGAATAGGATGTATGGACAGCGTATGCAGAACAGCTTCCTAGCACAATACATGGCCTCAAAAAGTGGAAACAGAAGAAGCAGTTGGAATCATCTCCAGAATCTACCTTCTTGTAAAAATTAAGCATGGTTTCAATAAGTGGCATATTGGAAGTTCTCCCATGATCAACTTCTGAAAATTAGCTTTCCAGAATTATTCATTTTTTATGTTGATGAGCTTTATCTCCAAGCAACAATAAACTCATGATAATATCTTGTATCTTttgggtttttattttattttatttgcactTGTCATTCTATGTTCTAGATGAAGTCTTGAGGCATTCCATATTTCCATGAAAAGCCTGGTCCATGTTTTTTGGAAAAGTTTGTCATTTTTGGTACAGTTTTatggatctttttttttttttgcagcttCCTTAGGATCTTTCTTAGACTTCCATAAAATGGCATTCCTCTAGTTTTATAATATCCTCTTAACTATTATATGGAAAACATAGTAGAAATTGTTGCACACTTCTATCAtgtgtacaacaacaacaataacaaaccaagccttaagtcctatTAGGTgaggttggctacatgaatccttttctgccaatttgcACAATAGCAATTTCCTTTGACAAACTCAGTGCTATTAAatttttactcactatctcattccaagttattttagttcTACCCATATCCCTTACGTTGCCCCTcacaataactagctcactccttactagtgcactatttggcctacattacagatgcccaaaccatttgagtTGTTCCTCCTTTATCTTATGTTTTATAGGAGTTACGcttaacttaccatgaatatgttcgttccttaatttatcttttaacattataccGCTCATCTTAGTgttctcatcttggcaacttttactttttggatatgttgtttcttagtcgcccaacattctgatctatatagcatagttggtcctACAATCATCCTATAGAACTTCCCTTTAACTCCATGCATtttatcttcttcaatttcttctttagcttgcataaaagatccaaggtatcgaaatctactatgttattgatttcttgaccatcaagctTAACCTTTTCTCCAATATTCGTCCTACAATTAAGATTATATTTCATATagtttgtcttatttctacttatcctaaaacttcTAGATTGTAAAGCTTCTCGCCATAACTTAGATTTTACTCCACCTCTAGTTTCATTGATCAAGACATATgacatggaacctcattttggaatTGGATACTCCTAATAAGTTCATTCATTGCTAGAGCaaaaaaagataagggctcaaagcagatccttgatgtacacctattgtgattggaaatttccTAGCCTCTTCACCCGTAGTCCTAATACTAGTCATTATTCCATCATACACTTTTTATCACATGTAATGGCTCCAAATTAAGTCATGATTTTGATGGAATTCAACTCTATTTTTTTGAGGATATTGTATTGGAACAGTCGTGGGTTGAATTTCTTTACGGAGCATACATTTGTATATATTATCCTTTATTCATTTGTCCATACTGCATGATTTCCACCAGTCCACCTAATGGATGGGTTAGGAGGCAATGTTGCTCCTTGTTTATGTCAATCTGTTATGTAACAATCATTGGCCTTTGTTCAAaatgagagaaggagagggaggaaaaatgaaaaaacaaaaaaaatggggAATAAAACGAATGAAAAAATATGAGAAAGAAATGAAAAGGTCCTgcaaattatttaagaaaatcaCACTGTCAATAAATAGGTTTTCTTAgattataaaaaattaagaaaaaaaatgaataaaactGTTAGTCTTTTTCTTTAGGGAGAAGCTTTTCTACATGGATCTTTTCAATTTAATCAATTTGGATTTGGAGCATGTTCATGTGTGTGCTCCTATATGAATAGTACTGCATGGGAACATAGGCTCTTTTGCATTCAATTACAATACCCGTGGTATATCGTCCAGAAGTCAATGGGTCCTGTACTTGCTTTTGTAGCTAGTAGTATTTTGTATTCTCAATACTTGTCTTTTTCACTGTTCTACAGAAACCTAAAGCTTCCATCTCACCGGCCATCAGTAGTATGTGAGAATTGCCTTTATTCATGGGAGAAAGATATGCGAGCAAGAGCATTTCATATCTTGGACCCTAAAGGCATAATTGAAATGCTTCTTATTTTCCTTGAACAAAGAGGTGATGGGATGCATTCACATCCTTCCCTTGATGGTTATACGGTAAGTTCAAATATTTACAGTACAATTAAACATCTTCATGTCCTCAAAATACGTTTCTATGATGTTACATATCTTGTATCTTTTCAGGACAATGCAAACAGGATTATCCCTTTCCTTGGAAAATGGAAAGGTCACTCTATAACAAAGCGCAGTGGGGTTTATGGCGCAACAATTGCTGAAGCTGATTCAGTTGCTTCTCTTGAATATGATGACAAGGGTCTACTAATCCAGGTTTGTGACACcatgaagaatttatttcccCGAAATTATATTGCCGTTAGTGGATTCTTTAAGTGAATTTAAGAAGTACTATTGCCATTAATTCATCAGCAATGGTcttgaaaatgttaaaatgactCTAATTACTGGGCTTAAACATTTAATGTTGCTCTGTCTCACTGATGGTAATGGTAATAGGATTTAATTTTCATCATAGGCAGAGAACCTATCTTtttaacacttttttttttttttttaagtaaaataaaatattaccAGAATCAAGTTTGGAACTGTTTCAGAGAGTGATATATTGTCACTTTCCTTGTGTCACCAAAGTCCTGTTTTCCATATTTGCTGTTTGGGTGGGTGGGGTGCAGGAACTGCTCTCTGTTGGATCTTGCTATGGTGTTGCAGTTCATGAAATACTTTATCTTCCTTTTTCTTTATAATATTTATCCCCTGATTGAATACTATTTTTTGTCCCTATATTTTCTTTGGTCCTGTTTAGTTTATCTTCCCAAAAGAAAGATGTTATCCTGGTGGAAACAAGGTACTGTACCCTTGAAATCTTTTTGGGCCACATTGCACGAGAGCAACACAATATTATCTCACGTCTTTAttgttcttatttatttatttttttgagatcACAAAAGTGTCATGAGATGTTGCAGTGTGGCTTTCCACAATAAGAGTCTGTTTGGGTTAGATTGTAATTTGAGCCTTTCCACGCCAAAGTAAAATTGAGTATGCTGGGGAGAGTGATTCAGCAACTTGCTGCCATTATTTCATTGCTTTTTATCAGTCTTTACAGTGCAAAATTCTGAGAAGCAGTACTTTTGTTATTTTCATCTTATAATGCGACAAATAAGGATATTACTTCAACATCAACATCCAATGGGCGCAACGTTACCACTAACGTGCATTGGGCGGGGAACCTCTCCAATAACTTGGTGACTTTTGATGGAGGTTTCCAGATGACTTTACTACCTGGAGGGATGTACATGGGATACCCATGTGATGTGGCAAAGAATGTTGCAGAATCCACGTCCTTCCATCTAGAGTTTTGTTGGCTGC
It encodes the following:
- the LOC131165406 gene encoding uncharacterized protein LOC131165406, producing MASMCSILAPPPAKSPNSIRIQRPFAVFSNPNLYFRCVHSFRCCEARASNSPSPAAVGDDQEKDEESMSIDALQSFMNLNIGKWNGSFLQFDALGNLLQNVKTKLAVSSYGEDELISLIQTLYIRQPPSSTSISGYGNEGEWAEYKIKETNMFTVDKYQQIGFFPKEKAFALRYQTAGMLETVLRQGVLGEDDVEEESPKNLKLPSHRPSVVCENCLYSWEKDMRARAFHILDPKGIIEMLLIFLEQRGDGMHSHPSLDGYTDNANRIIPFLGKWKGHSITKRSGVYGATIAEADSVASLEYDDKGLLIQDITSTSTSNGRNVTTNVHWAGNLSNNLVTFDGGFQMTLLPGGMYMGYPCDVAKNVAESTSFHLEFCWLQSPVKRQRLVRTYDVQGLAVSSTYFSENKL